The genomic segment TGCCGTGACTGTGAAACCCCCGCCTGCCGGCCGAAGGCCGAACGGCCGAAAGCAGCCGGTACATAACATCGCACCCGACCACGACGGCCGCGAGCAGGTCGCGCCCCGCAACTGGCTCGCGCTCGCTCAGCGCCAGCGCGACCGGGACGGTCGCGGCGCTCAGATGTCCGCCTGCCGCAAAGCCGAGGTCGTCGAGCTCGCAGCCCTGTCCGAAGGTCGCGTTGACGAAGGCTGCGTCCAGCGCCGGCACCCGGTTGCCGTAGTGGATGATCGTGCTTTCCGGCCGGCCACCGATTTCCAGCACGTAGCGGTACACGATCTTGTTCCAATCCAGCGTCGAGCCGATCAACTCTACCCCGAGCTGGTCCAGGATGCAGTCCTTGGCCTTCGCGATCGCCTCGCCGGGGATCTGCTCGTAGCGCACCTTTGCGACGTGAGTAGCAAGCCTCTTCGTGATCCCGTCTTCCATTGCATTACTTTCCCTAGCCTGCGCTCGGCGACGCATTCGCCGCCGAGCGAGCCTTCTTGAGCAGCGCGGGCAGCAACTCGAACACGTCGGCGACGACGCCGCAATGCGCCACCCTGAAAATAGGCGCCTCCGGATCGTCGTTGATCGCTATAATCAGCTTGGAGCGGTTCATCCCGGCGACGTGCTGCGCCGCACCGGAGATGCCGAACGCGAGATAGACCTTGGGCTGAACCGTCGCACCCGAGAGGCCCACTTGATGCTCCCGGCCGAGCCAGCCCGAGTCGACCACCGGCCGCGAGGCGGCAAGCGCTCCCCCCAGAGCGCGAGCGAGCTCGCGAAACCAATGGAGGTTCTCCGGCCCTCGAATCCCTCTCCCCACGGCCACGATCACGTCCGCGCGTTCGATCTCTCCTGGGCTAGTCGACCGGCTCGACTTCACTACCCGCACTCCGCCTTTCGCCTCGAAGACTGCCGGCAACCGCTCGACCGACGCTTGTGCCCCCTCCGGAAAAAGGCGGGGAAGCCGCGCCTCCCCGGACACCGTCGCCACCACCGGCACCCCCTCCAACGCTTCCACCGTCGCGATATACCGCCCGCCCAGAATCGGCCGACAAAACACAAGGCCCCCCTCTGCCACTTCCACCGAGCGGCAGTTGCTCACCACCGGCGCGCCGAGCTGAACCGACAACCCGGCTGCGATCTCGAGCCCGACGTGTACATGCGGCAGGAGGACCAACCGCGGCCCGACGTCTCGAACGGCACAAGCGATGGCAGCAACGTGCAGGGCGGGGTTATAACCCTCCAGGCGAGCATCTTCCAGGACAAAGACACGGTCGACGCCGGAGCAAGCCAGGCGTGCCGCGTTGCCCGCGACGTCGAATCCTGCGAGTAGTACGCCCGTTGTCCAGCCTTTCGCGCCCGCGATCTTCGCTGCACACGCGACGAGATCGAGGTCGACCCGATCCGAATCGCCGCCGTTCGGCTCTACCACCACAAGGATCTCGCACTTCATATCAAAGCGCCTGCCGGACCCTCGTTATGAGCACCGAGGCGACTTCTTCAGGCGTCCCGGCTATCCACTCGATAGTACCGCCGGCTTTGGCCCGTTCCAACCCGAGAAACTTGAGCCTTCGCTCCCGGCGCAGCTCGTTTTCCGACAACCCCAGATCTCCCGCCGACCAAAAGGGAATCGGTCGCCGACGGGCTTGAATCAGTTTAGCTGCCGGCGGATAGCTCGGCGGCTCGCTTCCGGATTGCACCGAAAGCAGCGCCGGCGTGTCGATCTCCAGCGTCTGACGACGACCACCGCCGATCTCCCGATCGACCCTCAGTGTCCCGGGACGTGCGAGATCAATTCCGACCACACCGTAAGCACAGGCGATTCCAAGCCTTGCGGCAACGAGCAGTCCGACTTGCGACGACATACCGTCCAGCGACTCGACACCTGTGAGGATCACGTCATAGGCGAGCTTGCCGACGGCGCGCGCCAGCTTCAACGCCGTAACATTGGCGTCGAATTCGTCGCCATCAACCCTGATCGCGGCGTCCGCTCCTTTCCCCAAACACCGAAACAAGACATCTTGACTTCGGACCGAGCCCACTGTCAAAACCGTCACGGTTCCGCCAGCTTCTTTTTTCAGCGACAGGGCGCGTTCCAGAGCATGCTCGTCGGATTCGTTCATCGAAAAACTTTTGCTGTGGAGCCGAACGTTGAACCCGCCGTCCGCTATCTGCGGGTCTTCAGGTTGGGCCGCCACCGCTTTGACGCAGACGAGGATATTCATCCGCCCGTGCTCAACTGTTCTCGTCAGGAGCTTCGGCGGCGGCGTTTTTACCCGCGATGCGCCCGAACGCCAACGCCTCGCTGACGTTGCCGCCGCCCGGGTAGTTGCGATACCAGAGCGAGCCCAGCTCCCCAGCGCTGTAGAGACGTTTTATCGGTCGACCGTTGAAATCGAGAACCTGCGCCTTTGCATTCCGTTTCGGACCACCCTGGGTATTGTAAAGGCAGGGCCAGATCGGAATCGCATAAAATGGCGGCATCGCGATCGGGGCGAGGGTGTGCGGCGAACGGCCAAACTCGGGATCGTACCCGCTCACCGTCAGCAAATTATACTGCGCGATCGTCGCTTGCAGTTGATCCGGCCGAAGCTGGATCAAAGGCGCCAAGTCCGCGATAGTCTGCGCGGCCTTGATCCAGCCTTTACGGATTTCAGCGCTGTTGTCCGCGCTCCATTGGTAGATGTCGCTGATTCGACCGCGATCGGTTCGAGCCACCGCTCCCCGGGTTCGGGTATCTTCGTCAAAGATGACATATGCAGGAACACGAGTTCGCCGGAGAGTTTTCATGTCGATGTAGGACGACGGCGCCCACATCGCGTGGACATCGATTCCCGTTTCATCCATGAAGCGTTTACCCGACTGATCCACGTACACGAACCCGGGATACGGCATGAAATGCCTGATCGCGCACGGGAACTCGGGGAATTTGTACCCCCACGTAGCGGCTACCGCGCTCATGTGCCACAGGTCGGCACCGATTTCCGCCGCCATCCGGATTCCGTCGCCGGTGTTGCCGGGGTTGCACAGTCCGAAATAGCTTTGCCCCAAATAGTTCATGTGCATCGGCACGTTGTACTCGAAGCCTCCACATGTAAGGACGATTCCTCGGCGTGCTCGGATCTTGATTTCCGCGTCTCCCTTCAGAGCGATCAGCCCGGTAACACCATGGCTCTTGTCATAGATCAGCTGTTTTCCCGAGCACGAATACAAGACCGGTATCTTTCGCCCGTCGACGTTCCGCTGGAGAACGCCCCATAGGTCGATCCCGGCCGCTTCTCCCGCCCCTTTAACACGCACTCTCGGGCCGATGCCTTCCGCGCCGCGAATCGTCGGAAAAGCTGCTCCCGGCAAGCCGATCGGGAATCCTTTGGTTCCGGAGGGCGGTCCGGGAACGATTTCCCCTCCCAGTTTTGCCACCCATTCCTTATTTCGGTCGCTCTCCTGTACGAACGTCTCCACGACCGACCGCTCCGTGGTTCCCTCGCAGACCGCCTCGATGAAATCGATCGCCTTCGCCAGGTCCGTGTAGGTTCGAATACTCCCGCCGGAATACCTGGTGTTTCCGCCGCCTTCGTTATTTTTTTCGACCAGCAGCACCCGTGCACCCGCCTCAGTGGCGGCAAGAGCTGCGGCCCCGCCCGCCCCGCCGTAGCCGACGATCAGCACATCTGTTTCATAATCCCACATTTTGGTCTGACCCCAGCGCAATTCCCGCTACTTCAATCCGAAAATTTCCCTGAATTCCTTGTCGTACCGCGCATAATCTTTCGCGAGATTGATGTCGCTCACGTAGAGCTTCACGCCCTTCCTTTGCAATTCGTCCGGCTCGATACCCTTCCGCGCCGAGCTCCTGCCGAAAGAGCGAAGTATCTTTTGACCTTCCTCGGAAAGGCAGAAGTCGATGAACAGTCTTCCCACATTGGGATGGGGAGCGTACCGTCCGAGCGCGATCGGGGTGATCCGGCTTATGACCGGGCTCGCCGGGATCGATTCGACCGGTGCTCCCCGTTTTTTCGCGGCCTGCACGAGATGATGGTAGTTGTTCACCGCAAGTGGCGCCTCGCCGGAAGCCAGCACCTGCGTGATGAGCGTGCGCCCGGGCCGGAAGCTCAGGTCTTGCTTCGCCAGGCCCCGCATCAGGCGCAACCCCTTCTCGCGCCCCAGGATCTGAAGCATGCTCGCGTACCACTCGGTTTCCCGATTATCCATCAGCATCTTCCCCTTCCATTTTGGATCGAGCAGGTCGTCGTAACTCTTGGGAAGATCGGCCGGCTTCACGAGAGTCGTGTTATAGGCGATGACGCTGGCGTTGTGATAAGCGCTGGTCCAGAAATCGTCCTTGTCCTTGAAATCTTCCAGAAAAGCCTTGCGTTCCGGAGAATCGTATCTCTGGAACAAACCCTCCTTGAAAATTTCATAGAACTGGAAGCTGGTCGCCGATATCACGTCGAACAGGTGCACCCCGGCGCGATGTTCCTGGAGCACCTTGATGACCACCTGCGTGCTGCCCAACCGAAAGAGCTTGGGCTGGACGAAGGGGTGCTTCTTCTGGAACGCATGCACCAAAGCCGTACCGTCCCGGATGTCGGCCGTGCTGTAGTACACGAGGCTCCGCTCTTCCTTGGCCTTCGCGACGATTGCGTCCCGGTCTTGTGCGAACGCGGCGACCGTTCCGCCCGCCACGAGCCCCATGGTAAAAAGTGAAACGACGATTTGCTGTAAACGAATCATGAATTGTCTCTCCCTGTGATCCTGTCGATGCTTCAGAATCACGCCCGCCTGGACTTAGCGGCTCGAGCGGCGTGCGTCCCCGCCAGCTTGCCGAAGACGGCTCCCTTCATAAGCCCGGAACCGCCGGGATAGTTGTGATAAAAAGAACCACCCGTGATTTCGCCGGCCGCGAACAATCCGTCGATCGTGCGGCCGGTGCTGTCCACGACTTCGGCCTTTTCCGTGATCCCGATCCCGCCGAACGTGAACGTAATCCCGCACGTGACGGGAAAGGCGTAATACGGCGGCGTGTCCAACCGTTGCGCCCAATTGGACTTCACCGGCCGAACCCCGCGGGTGCACTTCCCGTCGAGTTTCGAAGGATCGAAAGGAACGTCCGTGACCGCATCGTTGAATTGCTTTACCGTCCTAACGAGGTTGTCCGTGTCCAGCCCCGGCAGTTTTCTCCCCAGAGCCTCGATCGTGTCGGCGGATACGTACGAGCCACGGTTATACTCGGAGCGCAACAACGGCCGGGTCTTGCAGTCGAAGATCTGGTAGGCGGTCCGCCAGGGAAGGCGAAGAACCTCGCGGCCGCATTTGGCGTAGGTGTAGCTAAAGAAATCTTCGCCCTCGTCGACGAACCGGTTCCCGTTGATGTCGACCATGATGCCGTACGGGTAGGAGTAGCGGTGCTCATAGGCCGCTTCCACGTCCGGGGCTTCCGCGTCCACCAGGACGGCGTGACAGCCGCTCCAGTGACCGGTCGGATTGGCCCCGAGACCCAAGGCCAGGTTGAGGACCTCGCCGGAGTTGTAGCGCGATCCTCTGACCTTCACTAGGTCCCATCCGGCACCGAGGTACCGGGCGCGCATCTCCGGGTTGGCTTCGAACCCGCCCGCGGCGAGAACGACGGCGCCGGATCGGACCTCCCGGATGCCCTCCCCGTCCTGTAGTCGTACACCGCAAATCGCTCCCTTTTCATCGGTCGAAACGGCCGTGACTCGGGTCTCGTAAAGAATGTCGATCCCCATGCTCTCGGCCGTCGCGAACAGCACCTCCACGAGGCCGAGGCCGCCATCGTTGACCGAGATCACACGGCCGGAAGGAAACTTTATCTTCCCCTCCGTTTTGACCGCATGGGTGCTCGTCGAGAGGATCCACTTCACTTTCATTTCGGTGAGCCAGCGCACGGTGGGATAAGACTGCTCGACGAGAATGTTCGTGAGTTTCCTGTCCGCCGCGTATTCCGTCACCTGCATCACATCTTCGAAAAAATCGGCCGTGGTGTAGCTTCCGACGTCGAGCCGCGACGCCTCTTGATCCGACACTTGCGGGATCATCGGCCTGATATCGTCGATCCCGCTGTACGTGAAGCGGAAGCCCCCGCCCGAGAACCGCGTGTTGCCGCCGCGGCTGGATTTCGGACACTTGTCGATCAGCAGAACTCTCGCGCTCAATTGCCGGGCCGCGAGCGCTGCCGTCAACCCGGCGTTGCCCGCCCCGACGACGATCACGTCATAACCTGGGTCGGCCATCTACCGCCTCCTTTACCTCTTTTGAGTTCTACGAAAGCCGGTACTCATTGCCCAGGCGCGGCCAGCAGCGCCGACAAGCTTCGCAGGTCCCGGAGGTTTTCCAGGTCCTCGAGCGAGCGCAGGAGCTCCTGCGCTCGGGCCTCGGAGAGCACCATGGTCGAAAGGCTGAGAAACTTCTCGCGCAACTCCTCGCAGCCGAGGGGATTCTCCGGGCTTCCCTTCGGATGGAAAACTTTCGCCTGGTACTGCTGTCCGTCGGTCGTCTCGACGGTCACTTTCCCGAGCCGGGTCCGCGGATAGATTTCCTCGGCTTCGTCGTCGTGAACGACCGAGACTTTCTCGGCGGCCGCAACCACTTCGGGATCGCTGAAATCGCCTTTGAGCGCCTCGAAGTAGGCTCCGAAATCGTTCCTGCCCTTCACCAGCGTCAGCCCAAGACTGAAATGGCTGCTGAACTGCGCGCCGGTGATGTCCCTGGGACGCGGACCTACGGTCCCAACGTGGCTCAACGCCCGGTTTTCGACACCGACCGTGATGCCCTTGACCCGGCGATGGTCGACCGGATGGTCCCGCAGGATTTCCCTCAGCGCATCGATCTGCGGAATGATCGCGCCGCAGCAGGCGTAAGGCTTGATTCGCGTCTTGAGCATGAAATAGTCACCGCGCAGGTTTTCCGTCAGTTTGCCGGGCTCGGGGCTGCTCGAGAAGGCGTTCAGGATACCGTTTTTCCCTTCGAAGATCGTGGGCGGCGCGGTGAAATTTCGCTTCGCGAGCAGGGCCGCCCTGATGCCTGCCATACCGGCGATGCCCGCATGCAATCTCTTGATATCGCCGCCGGTCTGGTCGTACTCCGTCGTTCCGGACGCATGCGACCCGGCGATTCCGATTGCATGCGTTGCGGCATCCTCGCTCAAGCCCAAGAGCTTTACGGAGCTCGCCACGGCGCCGAACGGACCGTAGACGCTCGTCGAGTGAAATCCCCGAGCGGCAATACCCCTGACTGTGAGCGCAAAACCCACGCGAAGCACGATTTCCGCCCCCAAGGCGACAGCCGTCAGGAAATCGCGTCCGGTTGCGCCGGCCTGCTCACCGAGCGCCAGCGCCGCGGGAATCACCACGCACCCGACGTGGGCGCCGCAAGGGGTGCAGTAGTCGTCTAGCTCGAATCCGTGGCCGAACGTTCCGTTGACCAAGGCCGCGTATTCCAGTGAGGTGCGGTAGTCCGTTCCGATCACGGTCGAAGCGCCCGACGCCCCGATCTCCCGCGCATACTCGAGGACCTTCCGGTTCCAAGGCAACATCGAGCTGGCGAGCGCCACGCCCAGTTGGTCGAGGATCAGCTCTTTCGCCTTGCTAACGACGCCTTCCGGCAAGTCATCGTAGTCGATCCCGACGATAAACTCCGCTAATCGCCGCGCAACGCCGTTTTGTGCCACAATTCCTCCAGTCGGCATACGGTCTCAGCACAGCAGAAAATCGAACAGCTTTCCTATGTCCACGGCTCGCTCCAACCGCCACGCGAAATCCAAGAAGGCGTGGCACCGGTCGCGTGAAAGCAAGGGTTCGGCCAGCCGGACAAACTTCTCCTCCACCTCGTCGTCCGTCAGCGGGTTCTTCGGATGGCCTTTCGGAAATGACTGTTGAGCCACCTGCGTCCCTCGCGAACCTGTGACCGCAGTAATTCGGCAATT from the Candidatus Zixiibacteriota bacterium genome contains:
- the tcuA gene encoding FAD-dependent tricarballylate dehydrogenase TcuA: MADPGYDVIVVGAGNAGLTAALAARQLSARVLLIDKCPKSSRGGNTRFSGGGFRFTYSGIDDIRPMIPQVSDQEASRLDVGSYTTADFFEDVMQVTEYAADRKLTNILVEQSYPTVRWLTEMKVKWILSTSTHAVKTEGKIKFPSGRVISVNDGGLGLVEVLFATAESMGIDILYETRVTAVSTDEKGAICGVRLQDGEGIREVRSGAVVLAAGGFEANPEMRARYLGAGWDLVKVRGSRYNSGEVLNLALGLGANPTGHWSGCHAVLVDAEAPDVEAAYEHRYSYPYGIMVDINGNRFVDEGEDFFSYTYAKCGREVLRLPWRTAYQIFDCKTRPLLRSEYNRGSYVSADTIEALGRKLPGLDTDNLVRTVKQFNDAVTDVPFDPSKLDGKCTRGVRPVKSNWAQRLDTPPYYAFPVTCGITFTFGGIGITEKAEVVDSTGRTIDGLFAAGEITGGSFYHNYPGGSGLMKGAVFGKLAGTHAARAAKSRRA
- a CDS encoding MmgE/PrpD family protein; its protein translation is MAQNGVARRLAEFIVGIDYDDLPEGVVSKAKELILDQLGVALASSMLPWNRKVLEYAREIGASGASTVIGTDYRTSLEYAALVNGTFGHGFELDDYCTPCGAHVGCVVIPAALALGEQAGATGRDFLTAVALGAEIVLRVGFALTVRGIAARGFHSTSVYGPFGAVASSVKLLGLSEDAATHAIGIAGSHASGTTEYDQTGGDIKRLHAGIAGMAGIRAALLAKRNFTAPPTIFEGKNGILNAFSSSPEPGKLTENLRGDYFMLKTRIKPYACCGAIIPQIDALREILRDHPVDHRRVKGITVGVENRALSHVGTVGPRPRDITGAQFSSHFSLGLTLVKGRNDFGAYFEALKGDFSDPEVVAAAEKVSVVHDDEAEEIYPRTRLGKVTVETTDGQQYQAKVFHPKGSPENPLGCEELREKFLSLSTMVLSEARAQELLRSLEDLENLRDLRSLSALLAAPGQ
- a CDS encoding FAD-dependent oxidoreductase, translated to MWDYETDVLIVGYGGAGGAAALAATEAGARVLLVEKNNEGGGNTRYSGGSIRTYTDLAKAIDFIEAVCEGTTERSVVETFVQESDRNKEWVAKLGGEIVPGPPSGTKGFPIGLPGAAFPTIRGAEGIGPRVRVKGAGEAAGIDLWGVLQRNVDGRKIPVLYSCSGKQLIYDKSHGVTGLIALKGDAEIKIRARRGIVLTCGGFEYNVPMHMNYLGQSYFGLCNPGNTGDGIRMAAEIGADLWHMSAVAATWGYKFPEFPCAIRHFMPYPGFVYVDQSGKRFMDETGIDVHAMWAPSSYIDMKTLRRTRVPAYVIFDEDTRTRGAVARTDRGRISDIYQWSADNSAEIRKGWIKAAQTIADLAPLIQLRPDQLQATIAQYNLLTVSGYDPEFGRSPHTLAPIAMPPFYAIPIWPCLYNTQGGPKRNAKAQVLDFNGRPIKRLYSAGELGSLWYRNYPGGGNVSEALAFGRIAGKNAAAEAPDENS
- a CDS encoding electron transfer flavoprotein subunit alpha/FixB family protein — its product is MKCEILVVVEPNGGDSDRVDLDLVACAAKIAGAKGWTTGVLLAGFDVAGNAARLACSGVDRVFVLEDARLEGYNPALHVAAIACAVRDVGPRLVLLPHVHVGLEIAAGLSVQLGAPVVSNCRSVEVAEGGLVFCRPILGGRYIATVEALEGVPVVATVSGEARLPRLFPEGAQASVERLPAVFEAKGGVRVVKSSRSTSPGEIERADVIVAVGRGIRGPENLHWFRELARALGGALAASRPVVDSGWLGREHQVGLSGATVQPKVYLAFGISGAAQHVAGMNRSKLIIAINDDPEAPIFRVAHCGVVADVFELLPALLKKARSAANASPSAG
- a CDS encoding extracellular solute-binding protein, which gives rise to MIRLQQIVVSLFTMGLVAGGTVAAFAQDRDAIVAKAKEERSLVYYSTADIRDGTALVHAFQKKHPFVQPKLFRLGSTQVVIKVLQEHRAGVHLFDVISATSFQFYEIFKEGLFQRYDSPERKAFLEDFKDKDDFWTSAYHNASVIAYNTTLVKPADLPKSYDDLLDPKWKGKMLMDNRETEWYASMLQILGREKGLRLMRGLAKQDLSFRPGRTLITQVLASGEAPLAVNNYHHLVQAAKKRGAPVESIPASPVISRITPIALGRYAPHPNVGRLFIDFCLSEEGQKILRSFGRSSARKGIEPDELQRKGVKLYVSDINLAKDYARYDKEFREIFGLK